From Caldicellulosiruptor hydrothermalis 108, a single genomic window includes:
- a CDS encoding sugar-binding protein, with product MKRRLVSIITILIQLLSLIAYVPAVHAQGLPDLIVTDITWQPANPQAGDKVLFSVTIKNVGDAPTPSGVVHGVGFHIDNDYTRFWWTDNFTGPLQPGEEKTLTVTGGMGGPDRNLPTWDAIGGRHTVWAFVDDYDPNPGDDITGRIKESNEDNNVFGKEILVTASSSGPRIVRIKSAWTGQYVYQAGDKLEYSYDIPAEDARSQWIIEEFEGSIRIKNRATYNYIHIENYDSKKYVECGNIDDSWYSARWVLEEAGGSYRIKSAYKNTQYLNIEGNPGHVVLSEVYPEWDSAKWILEDVDITQDYTAPLPDLVIEDVYWEPANPQEGDDVLFKVKVKNIGEGAVQQGEQIAAGFNVDGKAPWFWTDLYTGGLAVGQSIVLPVIGGTEGKYWKAKSGIHTLYCNVDDYDPDPNDDKVGRVKESNDNNNSFHKRLPYIPKAQPKEEPLPLICGAVYVGGKLNVAKDVYHNDTRAENKVKQIREKFNNLKNNNNVDASLFDELAKYKIEKVVVGTPNPANTKPSKFAMYWDENYLYAVVRVYDAAKRKDAPDPGQIWNNDSVEIYLDMDRNKEDSYTSDDFQYFFGWNYEQPMEFKHNAIQNVRFTQHDFDDGYGMLIEIPWTTLGVSAQKNMVFGFDIAIDDNYANQTRGCQYIWNSKDDQAWQYPNRFGDCQLVLGLGTPKQLPPQQKQQAQKPEAPPYQVPAGIGASVPWIELEAESASTNGDIIGPSYEVNDEANEASNRRFVRLDQVGEYVEFTVPSEVNSIVVRYSIPDSDDGKGIDATLSLFVNGQFRQKLNLTSRYSWVYGAYPWSNDPSFGAPRYYFDEVRALIGQVNPGDKIRLQVDSGDDSPYYDIDLIDIENVPPPLTKPDNFLDIRDFGAIPNDGKDDTKAIYDAIFAAKQQGKGVWIPEGVFEKLEGPVVDNVYSGFSGTGYVKGFDVIGATEKLLITGIPSDGNNTMEIRYSNATNTNQTLSFIVNGKRYEVSLPPTGSWDSWQTATIDVALNTERNLLQIIHQYEDTGNIYLDYVKVNTTLFEAEDGWLTCPIYVDNVTIRGAGMWYSTISGPYSQFVLMGNNCKFYDFAIFGETNSRIDELDDNAFSGWGGTGSVLENIWVEHKKCGFWVGNSKYGRTDGLVIRNCRFRNLMADGVNLCDGTINSIIENCHARNTGDDAFAIWSATYNQNVWACENNIIRNNTVQQPWLAQGIAVYGGSNNIVENNLIIDVPTSAGILISTTFPCIPFSGITEIRRNSIIRAGEPSGKLGAIRIMSDQQDISGIAIKDLDLYDCTDVGIRFMGTKQANGIVFENVRINYTGSYGIYASGETKGTVIFKNVTIDNTALEKVMIETPNMNVQKLEGNNW from the coding sequence ATGAAAAGAAGGCTTGTTTCAATCATAACCATTCTTATTCAACTACTGAGTTTGATTGCATATGTGCCGGCAGTTCATGCCCAAGGCTTGCCTGATTTGATTGTTACAGATATTACGTGGCAGCCAGCAAATCCTCAGGCAGGCGACAAGGTACTCTTCAGTGTAACAATCAAAAATGTAGGTGATGCACCAACTCCAAGCGGAGTTGTCCATGGTGTTGGATTTCACATTGACAATGACTATACACGATTTTGGTGGACTGATAACTTCACAGGGCCCTTGCAACCTGGAGAAGAGAAAACACTGACAGTGACAGGTGGAATGGGTGGTCCTGATAGAAATCTGCCAACCTGGGATGCTATTGGTGGGCGTCATACCGTATGGGCGTTTGTTGATGATTACGACCCAAATCCAGGTGACGATATAACAGGTAGAATAAAAGAGAGCAATGAAGACAACAATGTGTTCGGGAAAGAAATACTTGTTACAGCTTCATCAAGTGGTCCACGAATTGTCAGAATAAAGAGTGCATGGACAGGCCAGTATGTTTATCAAGCAGGGGATAAACTTGAGTACAGCTATGACATACCTGCAGAAGATGCCCGTTCACAGTGGATAATTGAAGAGTTTGAAGGCAGTATCAGAATTAAAAATAGAGCAACGTACAATTATATTCACATTGAAAATTATGATTCAAAGAAATATGTTGAATGCGGCAATATAGATGATAGCTGGTACAGCGCACGCTGGGTACTGGAGGAAGCAGGAGGTTCATATAGAATAAAAAGTGCATACAAAAATACACAGTATTTGAATATAGAGGGAAATCCTGGTCATGTTGTTTTGAGTGAAGTCTACCCTGAATGGGATTCCGCGAAATGGATTTTGGAAGATGTTGATATTACTCAAGACTATACAGCACCACTACCTGACTTGGTTATTGAGGATGTATACTGGGAGCCGGCAAATCCTCAAGAAGGCGATGATGTTTTGTTCAAAGTAAAAGTTAAAAATATTGGCGAGGGTGCTGTCCAACAAGGAGAACAGATTGCAGCAGGTTTTAATGTAGATGGCAAAGCACCATGGTTTTGGACTGATCTTTACACAGGCGGTTTGGCGGTAGGACAGAGCATTGTCTTGCCAGTTATAGGCGGTACTGAAGGAAAGTATTGGAAAGCAAAGAGCGGAATTCACACTCTTTATTGCAATGTAGACGATTATGACCCTGACCCGAATGATGACAAAGTGGGTAGAGTAAAAGAGAGCAATGACAATAACAACTCATTCCACAAGCGACTGCCATATATTCCAAAAGCCCAACCAAAGGAAGAACCGCTGCCTCTTATATGTGGCGCAGTCTATGTTGGTGGAAAATTGAATGTTGCAAAAGATGTTTACCATAATGATACAAGAGCAGAAAATAAGGTAAAGCAAATAAGAGAGAAGTTTAATAATCTTAAGAACAACAATAATGTTGATGCTTCGTTATTTGATGAACTGGCTAAATATAAGATTGAAAAGGTGGTTGTTGGAACTCCAAATCCTGCTAACACCAAGCCAAGCAAATTTGCTATGTATTGGGATGAGAATTACTTATACGCAGTTGTTCGAGTTTATGACGCTGCAAAGAGAAAAGATGCACCAGATCCAGGGCAAATATGGAATAATGACAGTGTTGAGATTTATCTTGATATGGACAGAAACAAAGAAGATTCTTATACATCAGATGATTTCCAGTACTTCTTTGGCTGGAACTATGAACAGCCAATGGAATTTAAACACAATGCAATTCAAAATGTAAGATTTACTCAACATGATTTTGATGATGGTTATGGAATGTTAATCGAGATTCCGTGGACAACACTTGGCGTATCTGCTCAGAAGAACATGGTATTTGGTTTTGATATAGCAATAGATGATAACTACGCAAATCAAACCCGCGGGTGCCAATATATTTGGAATTCAAAAGATGACCAGGCATGGCAGTATCCAAATAGGTTTGGTGACTGTCAGCTTGTTTTGGGCCTGGGAACTCCAAAGCAGCTTCCACCACAACAAAAACAACAAGCTCAAAAACCAGAAGCACCACCATATCAAGTACCAGCTGGCATTGGAGCAAGCGTGCCATGGATAGAGCTTGAAGCAGAAAGTGCATCAACAAACGGTGATATCATAGGACCATCTTATGAGGTCAATGATGAAGCAAATGAAGCATCCAACAGAAGGTTTGTAAGACTTGATCAGGTTGGAGAATATGTAGAGTTTACTGTACCCAGTGAAGTAAATTCAATTGTTGTAAGGTACAGCATCCCTGATAGCGACGATGGTAAAGGAATTGATGCAACACTTTCGCTTTTTGTAAATGGTCAGTTTAGACAGAAATTGAACCTTACATCAAGATACAGCTGGGTATATGGAGCATACCCGTGGAGCAACGACCCATCTTTTGGTGCACCAAGGTATTACTTTGATGAAGTGAGAGCATTGATTGGGCAGGTTAACCCAGGAGATAAAATAAGGTTGCAGGTGGACAGTGGTGATGATTCGCCATACTATGACATTGACCTGATAGACATTGAAAATGTGCCACCACCACTTACAAAACCAGATAATTTCCTGGACATAAGAGATTTTGGTGCAATACCAAATGATGGAAAGGATGATACAAAAGCTATTTATGATGCAATTTTCGCTGCAAAACAGCAGGGCAAGGGTGTATGGATACCTGAGGGCGTGTTTGAAAAATTAGAAGGACCTGTTGTTGACAATGTATACAGTGGTTTTAGCGGCACAGGCTACGTAAAAGGCTTTGATGTAATTGGAGCAACAGAGAAACTACTCATAACAGGTATACCATCAGATGGAAATAATACAATGGAAATTCGATACTCAAATGCAACAAACACTAATCAGACACTATCGTTCATAGTAAATGGAAAGAGATATGAAGTTTCACTGCCGCCAACTGGTAGTTGGGATAGTTGGCAGACTGCAACAATTGATGTTGCGCTCAATACCGAAAGAAACCTGCTTCAGATAATTCATCAATATGAGGATACAGGGAATATTTACCTTGACTATGTAAAAGTGAACACTACCTTGTTCGAAGCAGAAGACGGGTGGCTGACATGTCCAATATATGTTGATAATGTGACAATTAGAGGAGCCGGCATGTGGTACTCAACAATAAGTGGTCCATACTCGCAATTTGTTCTGATGGGCAACAACTGCAAATTCTACGATTTTGCAATATTTGGTGAGACAAATTCAAGAATTGATGAGCTTGACGACAATGCATTCTCAGGCTGGGGAGGAACAGGATCTGTTCTTGAGAACATTTGGGTTGAACATAAAAAATGTGGATTTTGGGTTGGAAACTCTAAATACGGCAGAACTGATGGACTTGTTATCAGAAACTGCAGATTTAGAAACTTAATGGCTGATGGTGTAAATCTTTGTGATGGTACTATTAATTCAATAATTGAAAACTGCCATGCAAGAAATACCGGCGATGATGCTTTTGCAATTTGGTCTGCAACATACAACCAAAATGTTTGGGCATGTGAAAATAATATTATACGCAATAACACTGTACAACAACCATGGCTTGCACAAGGAATAGCAGTGTACGGAGGCAGTAACAATATTGTAGAGAATAACCTAATAATAGATGTCCCAACATCTGCAGGAATATTAATTAGCACTACATTCCCGTGCATACCATTTAGCGGAATAACAGAAATAAGAAGAAATAGTATCATAAGAGCTGGTGAGCCAAGTGGTAAATTGGGGGCAATAAGGATAATGTCTGACCAGCAAGATATATCTGGAATTGCAATAAAGGACCTTGACTTATATGATTGTACAGATGTGGGAATAAGGTTTATGGGCACAAAACAAGCAAATGGAATTGTATTTGAAAATGTTCGTATTAACTACACTGGTTCATATGGTATATACGCATCAGGTGAGACAAAAGGTACAGTTATATTTAAGAATGTAACAATTGACAATACCGCACTTGAGAAGGTAATGATAGAGACACCTAATATGAATGTTCAAAAACTTGAAGGTAACAACTGGTAA
- a CDS encoding cache domain-containing protein, producing the protein MYKSIKYRITLVTSIIFIGFILLVAMASNFIFKDFLMDYYYQLLQKNDQSIINNYKIYVTLIEESAKQIGTNSKVFDLLKNNNTEGNITEILDGIKLSNTRILAVILYDTNGRYYTSSYVVDYPTLSELLKDKRIKEFVANDKKQSLWLIRNRGLAPYYNNTYYKSAYGVVSFISKIYDENKRLCGYLVIDIDPKYFYQRHFGVSDHADISVYLYDKDIGLLPRQDEQTQTLLKLSSVIKNRKIDTNTLKKENSLIRIDDNTLLDIVRIFESGYIVILYDISEFGRDILTYTILIVIVSSLLIGMSFLSSTILTQTIYKPLINLVDKIRKYNYSS; encoded by the coding sequence GTGTATAAAAGCATAAAATATAGAATCACACTTGTAACATCTATCATATTCATCGGATTTATACTTTTAGTCGCAATGGCTTCGAACTTTATATTTAAAGATTTTTTAATGGATTATTACTACCAGCTATTGCAAAAAAATGACCAGAGCATAATCAATAATTATAAAATTTATGTAACGCTCATAGAAGAGTCTGCAAAACAGATTGGTACAAATAGTAAAGTGTTTGACCTGTTAAAAAACAATAATACAGAAGGCAATATAACGGAGATTTTAGATGGCATCAAATTATCTAATACAAGAATATTGGCAGTTATATTGTATGATACAAATGGAAGATATTACACTTCAAGCTATGTTGTAGACTATCCAACATTGAGTGAACTTTTAAAGGATAAAAGAATAAAAGAGTTTGTTGCCAATGATAAAAAGCAAAGCTTGTGGTTGATTAGAAATAGAGGGTTAGCCCCGTACTACAATAACACATATTATAAAAGCGCCTATGGCGTTGTAAGTTTTATTTCTAAAATATATGATGAAAATAAAAGACTCTGTGGATATCTTGTGATTGATATAGACCCTAAATATTTTTACCAGCGGCACTTTGGAGTTTCTGATCATGCTGACATTTCGGTTTATCTTTATGATAAGGATATTGGTCTGCTACCACGCCAGGATGAACAGACTCAAACCCTCTTAAAACTTTCCTCTGTTATAAAAAATAGAAAAATAGACACTAACACTTTAAAGAAAGAAAATTCGCTGATAAGAATTGACGATAACACATTACTTGATATAGTCAGAATTTTTGAGTCGGGATATATTGTCATTTTATATGACATAAGTGAATTTGGCAGGGATATTTTAACTTATACAATTCTGATAGTGATAGTAAGTAGCTTATTGATCGGAATGTCGTTTTTATCAAGTACCATTTTAACCCAAACAATATACAAACCATTAATAAATCTGGTTGACAAGATAAGAAAATACAATTATAGTAGCTGA
- a CDS encoding sensor histidine kinase — translation MKINFLRIFKLKSRITFFLVLGIVIFTFIIISFSRMFSEFIIQKYYYKHLKDIHSDIQEGIYLLLTNINLTSVRLLQNQDIYDLLSNTNLSYNEKEKKLTTYLNTLGINDYIGDIVIVTKKGEVFNFNTKVNPSLFITKELLSHIEDRRNLFVWGPVVKDNGNNYIVLGKRYYNFYTGQYLGYLLMLIDENSIAKICNKSKSSDIVSTLVIDQQNKIISHPESKYVGSIIFENWLSDAKKEFSYSLRTINEGQFLVAISRPSENLERLNCRWFIVSLLPLSNLKEQLTKINVVIIWLVLITLILCVIIAIKAASSLTNPIRFLLNRINSIGQTKNVKPYIYKNLHDEIWELELAFEEMTKRISNLVETINHDMEKQRELELTALQSQINPHFLYNTLDAIAWIAKIKKQPEIENIVMALAKFYRISLHRGEKYIRLSDEIELVKNFVAIEKIRFPNKFDIEFEIAPETMDMKILKFTVQPLVENSIKHGILPKKEKGLIVVKSMLVNEDLHIEVSDNGVGFDPSELDNLSKNSRGGYGLKNVDERLKIEYGKEYGLFISSEKNKGTTILIKIKAKSE, via the coding sequence ATGAAAATTAACTTTCTGCGAATATTTAAACTAAAAAGTAGAATAACCTTCTTTTTAGTGCTGGGTATAGTGATTTTTACATTCATTATAATCTCTTTTTCGCGTATGTTTAGTGAGTTCATAATCCAAAAATACTACTACAAGCACCTCAAGGACATCCACAGTGATATCCAAGAAGGTATCTATTTACTTCTTACCAACATAAATCTTACTTCGGTAAGACTACTTCAAAATCAAGATATATATGATCTTTTATCTAATACCAATTTATCGTACAATGAAAAAGAGAAAAAATTAACAACATATTTAAACACCTTGGGAATAAATGATTATATTGGTGACATTGTAATTGTAACCAAGAAAGGTGAGGTATTTAACTTTAACACCAAGGTAAACCCTTCTTTATTCATCACAAAAGAGTTACTTTCTCATATAGAAGATAGAAGAAACTTATTCGTATGGGGTCCTGTAGTAAAAGATAATGGAAACAATTATATAGTTCTTGGAAAAAGATATTATAATTTTTATACCGGTCAGTATTTGGGCTACCTTCTGATGCTGATTGATGAAAACAGTATTGCTAAGATATGTAACAAAAGCAAGTCATCGGATATTGTTTCCACCTTAGTTATAGACCAGCAGAACAAAATCATCAGCCATCCTGAAAGTAAGTATGTGGGGAGCATCATCTTTGAAAATTGGCTTTCTGATGCCAAAAAAGAATTTAGTTACTCATTGAGAACAATAAACGAAGGGCAGTTTCTTGTTGCAATCAGCAGACCCAGCGAAAATCTTGAACGTCTTAATTGTAGATGGTTTATTGTAAGCCTTCTACCATTATCCAACTTAAAAGAACAGCTTACAAAAATCAACGTTGTAATAATATGGCTTGTACTCATTACATTGATATTGTGTGTTATAATAGCAATCAAGGCGGCTTCTTCTTTGACCAATCCCATCAGATTTTTATTAAATAGAATTAATTCTATAGGTCAAACAAAAAATGTTAAGCCCTACATATATAAAAACTTACATGATGAGATATGGGAGTTAGAACTTGCATTTGAAGAAATGACCAAACGAATAAGTAACTTAGTTGAAACAATCAATCATGATATGGAAAAACAAAGAGAGCTTGAACTGACAGCACTGCAGTCACAAATAAATCCACATTTTCTTTATAATACTCTTGACGCCATAGCATGGATTGCAAAAATTAAAAAACAGCCTGAAATTGAAAATATTGTTATGGCTTTAGCCAAGTTCTATCGTATAAGTTTGCATAGAGGTGAAAAGTACATACGATTATCTGATGAAATAGAGCTTGTAAAAAATTTTGTTGCTATCGAAAAGATTAGATTTCCTAATAAGTTTGACATTGAGTTTGAAATTGCTCCTGAAACAATGGACATGAAGATTCTCAAATTTACTGTACAGCCGCTTGTGGAAAACTCCATAAAACATGGAATCTTGCCTAAGAAAGAAAAAGGACTCATCGTTGTAAAAAGTATGTTAGTTAATGAGGATTTACATATTGAAGTTTCAGACAATGGAGTAGGATTTGATCCTTCGGAATTAGATAATTTAAGCAAAAACAGCAGAGGCGGTTATGGGCTAAAAAACGTCGATGAAAGACTTAAAATCGAATATGGTAAAGAATACGGTTTGTTTATTTCAAGTGAAAAAAACAAAGGCACAACCATTTTGATTAAAATAAAAGCTAAAAGTGAATGA
- a CDS encoding response regulator transcription factor, whose product MYKMMIVDDEYYVKEGLKQTIDWAKYQIEIVGEADNGEDALNLAKTLNPDIIITDIRMPILDGVEFMKKLRENEINSHLIVISAYDDFEYARAAIKYGATNYILKPIDNNELIETIQKVIKKIESERNFIDSYNSFKNNISALKVNLLREIVYGKISDSRLIKETLSYFKIDSNNIMVITIRITNYEKSALTANEHLRMLKEYINSQILKNVFARISNGGICLEKDEDEFVIIIGLDGDTDTLYEQLKNEFCYLMKKINRKFQNDNFTVAVGISDVHLWDNISKAYREATFASNYSPLPELNIIGCARDKDLIGIRKEVKDALKMIVENYNRDITIDEVANKLHISTSHLMHLFKDELGKTFYDCLVEYRISKAKELLLSTNLKVYEVAEKVGYQDAKYFSQLFKKYTGYTPKEFVDYHTFAGELKDEN is encoded by the coding sequence ATGTACAAAATGATGATTGTGGATGATGAGTACTATGTCAAAGAAGGACTCAAGCAAACGATTGATTGGGCTAAATATCAAATAGAAATAGTTGGAGAAGCCGATAATGGAGAAGATGCTCTAAACCTTGCTAAAACGCTCAATCCTGATATTATCATTACTGATATTAGAATGCCCATATTAGATGGTGTAGAATTTATGAAAAAATTGAGAGAAAATGAAATTAATTCTCACCTGATAGTAATAAGTGCATATGACGATTTTGAGTACGCAAGAGCAGCAATAAAGTATGGTGCAACAAATTATATACTAAAGCCCATCGATAACAATGAACTTATTGAAACAATCCAAAAGGTAATAAAGAAGATAGAAAGCGAAAGAAATTTTATTGACTCTTACAATAGCTTTAAGAATAATATTTCAGCTTTAAAAGTTAATTTACTGAGAGAAATTGTATATGGAAAGATTTCTGATAGCCGTTTAATTAAAGAAACTCTCTCTTATTTTAAGATTGACTCAAACAATATAATGGTAATAACTATTAGAATTACAAATTATGAGAAGAGTGCCTTAACCGCAAACGAACATTTACGTATGCTAAAAGAGTACATAAATAGCCAAATATTAAAAAATGTATTTGCACGCATTTCAAATGGTGGCATTTGTCTGGAAAAAGACGAAGATGAATTTGTCATAATAATTGGTCTTGATGGTGACACAGATACTCTCTATGAACAGCTTAAAAACGAATTTTGTTATTTGATGAAAAAAATTAATAGAAAATTTCAAAATGATAATTTTACTGTGGCAGTGGGAATTAGTGATGTACACCTATGGGATAATATATCTAAAGCTTATAGAGAAGCTACCTTTGCTTCAAATTATTCTCCTTTGCCAGAGCTAAATATAATTGGCTGTGCACGGGATAAGGACTTAATTGGCATCAGAAAAGAGGTCAAAGATGCATTAAAAATGATTGTTGAAAACTATAACAGGGATATCACTATTGACGAAGTGGCAAATAAACTTCACATCAGCACTTCCCACTTGATGCACTTGTTCAAAGATGAACTGGGAAAAACATTTTATGATTGCCTCGTTGAATACAGAATTTCTAAGGCAAAGGAATTGCTTTTATCAACAAACCTGAAAGTCTACGAGGTTGCTGAAAAAGTGGGATATCAGGACGCTAAATATTTTAGTCAGCTATTCAAAAAATATACGGGTTATACTCCAAAAGAATTTGTAGATTATCATACTTTTGCAGGTGAATTGAAAGATGAAAATTAA
- a CDS encoding ABC transporter substrate-binding protein: MKNFKKILALVVVIVFMVSLIGMLDSTGVDAKTAEKVKIRAVTYFTGADPWTNTWKEVIKDFMKKNPNVEIIDEATPTTNDAIRTKIKTDFASGNEPDVTFFFVGADAEPLLKSGKVFIWDNELKKDTKWSSNIYKSALAFTTYNGPIKEYKGKVYAIPTIGFYEGLYVNVDLFKKYNLPLPTDWNKFIKAVNTFKSKGIIPIAGSILESYYLIETFILSAGGPQGRNTPFHPSWEKGLNIIKDLYKMGAFPKDALTLQDSQAQALFADKKAAMMINGSWCVGGLKDKVNTKIMPVPVVPGGKAHPTDIIGGFGSGWYVSKDLNAKKNGWPVKFVKYITSPEVEAKFIAVGGVPAIKCKVPNVTPVAQSGYDMMAKANSVSMPIDAQILPEAFTKIRTDLAYVVTGKKTAKQLLAEAKKIQDRVKK, from the coding sequence GTGAAAAATTTTAAAAAGATTTTAGCGCTTGTTGTTGTGATTGTGTTTATGGTAAGTCTAATAGGAATGCTTGACAGCACTGGAGTAGATGCAAAGACCGCAGAAAAGGTTAAAATCAGAGCAGTGACATATTTCACAGGTGCAGATCCATGGACAAACACATGGAAAGAAGTTATTAAAGACTTTATGAAGAAGAATCCAAATGTGGAAATTATCGATGAAGCAACTCCTACTACAAATGATGCTATACGAACCAAAATTAAAACAGACTTTGCATCAGGCAACGAACCGGATGTAACATTCTTCTTTGTAGGTGCAGACGCAGAACCACTACTAAAGTCTGGCAAAGTATTTATCTGGGATAACGAATTAAAGAAAGATACAAAATGGAGCAGCAACATTTACAAGAGCGCACTTGCATTTACAACTTACAATGGTCCCATCAAAGAATACAAAGGAAAAGTATATGCAATACCAACCATAGGCTTTTATGAAGGATTATATGTAAATGTCGACTTATTCAAAAAATACAATCTTCCACTTCCAACCGATTGGAATAAGTTTATAAAAGCGGTTAACACATTCAAATCAAAGGGTATAATTCCAATAGCAGGCTCCATACTTGAATCATATTACTTAATTGAAACATTTATCCTTTCTGCTGGTGGACCACAGGGACGCAATACTCCGTTCCATCCAAGCTGGGAAAAAGGATTAAATATAATAAAGGACCTGTATAAGATGGGGGCATTTCCAAAGGATGCACTGACTTTGCAAGATTCTCAGGCACAGGCACTGTTTGCAGACAAGAAAGCTGCAATGATGATAAATGGTTCGTGGTGTGTAGGTGGCTTGAAAGACAAGGTTAACACAAAGATAATGCCAGTACCAGTTGTGCCTGGTGGCAAGGCACATCCGACCGACATAATTGGCGGTTTTGGTTCGGGATGGTATGTGAGCAAAGATTTGAACGCAAAGAAGAATGGTTGGCCAGTAAAATTTGTAAAGTATATAACATCTCCTGAAGTTGAGGCTAAATTTATTGCAGTTGGCGGTGTTCCAGCAATTAAATGTAAGGTCCCAAATGTTACTCCAGTTGCGCAAAGCGGTTATGATATGATGGCAAAAGCTAACTCTGTTTCGATGCCAATTGATGCACAGATATTGCCAGAAGCATTTACAAAGATTAGAACGGATTTGGCATACGTTGTGACAGGGAAGAAAACCGCAAAGCAGCTTTTGGCTGAAGCTAAGAAGATTCAAGACAGAGTAAAGAAATAA
- a CDS encoding carbohydrate ABC transporter permease yields MQILKNKKYAILLLFPALILVGVFIYYPLFATFYYSFFDWRDFSNYKTFVGLDNYRQMIEDYAVRKALVNTLIMMVCVIVFQVGIALVLALIVDSIKAGYKFFRTVFFFPVVISGTAIGLMFYLAYGYDYGLLNAIATAFGGQKRVWVTENSALTMVLIPVIWQYVGFYFVIFLAALSKVPQDIYESALIDGITGIKKAVYITIPLIWDVIAVCISLAIVGTFKVFDIVYVITGGGPMDASQVLGTYLYKVAFTGQNQGYASAIGVLIIVLGVILSAISNKLTERETITY; encoded by the coding sequence ATGCAGATACTGAAAAACAAAAAATATGCAATTTTGCTGTTATTTCCGGCACTAATTTTAGTAGGTGTCTTTATCTACTATCCCTTGTTTGCAACATTTTATTATAGTTTTTTTGACTGGCGAGATTTTTCTAACTATAAAACCTTTGTGGGACTTGATAACTATAGGCAGATGATAGAGGATTATGCTGTAAGAAAGGCACTTGTAAACACTCTCATTATGATGGTATGTGTAATTGTGTTTCAGGTTGGTATTGCTCTTGTCTTGGCTTTGATAGTAGACAGCATAAAAGCGGGGTATAAGTTTTTCAGAACAGTTTTCTTTTTCCCTGTTGTAATTTCTGGTACTGCAATAGGACTTATGTTTTACTTGGCATATGGATATGACTATGGACTGCTTAATGCAATTGCGACTGCTTTTGGAGGGCAAAAAAGGGTTTGGGTTACTGAGAATTCTGCTTTAACAATGGTTTTAATACCAGTAATATGGCAATATGTGGGCTTTTACTTTGTTATCTTTCTTGCAGCACTTTCAAAAGTTCCACAAGATATATACGAGTCAGCCTTGATTGATGGAATAACAGGGATAAAAAAAGCTGTTTATATAACAATTCCGCTTATTTGGGATGTTATTGCGGTTTGTATATCACTTGCAATTGTTGGTACATTTAAGGTATTTGACATAGTGTATGTTATAACTGGTGGTGGTCCAATGGATGCAAGTCAGGTTTTGGGTACTTATTTATATAAGGTTGCATTTACAGGCCAAAATCAGGGTTATGCTTCTGCAATTGGTGTATTAATAATTGTTCTTGGTGTGATTTTATCGGCAATCTCTAACAAACTTACAGAAAGAGAAACAATAACCTATTAG